From the genome of Parazoarcus communis, one region includes:
- the rph gene encoding ribonuclease PH, which produces MRPSQRKPDQLRPVRITRGFTRHAEGSVLVEFGETRVLCTASVEETVPGFLRGKGQGWLTAEYGMLPRATHTRSAREAAKGKQSGRTQEIQRLIGRSLRAVVDLTALGERQITIDCDVLQADGGTRTAAITGACVAVRDALDKLVADGKLAASPMTDFVAAVSVGIYKGTPVLDLDYDEDSDCDTDMNVVMTGAGGLIEVQGTAEGAAFSRTELNALLDLAEAGIGRLTELQQAALRG; this is translated from the coding sequence ATGCGACCCAGTCAACGCAAGCCCGATCAACTCCGCCCCGTCCGCATCACCCGCGGCTTCACCCGTCACGCCGAAGGCTCGGTGCTGGTCGAGTTCGGTGAAACCCGCGTGCTGTGCACGGCAAGCGTGGAAGAAACCGTACCGGGCTTCCTGCGCGGCAAGGGTCAGGGCTGGCTCACCGCCGAATACGGCATGCTGCCGCGCGCCACCCATACCCGCAGCGCGCGTGAAGCGGCCAAGGGCAAGCAGAGCGGCCGCACCCAGGAGATCCAGCGCCTGATCGGCCGCAGCCTGCGCGCCGTGGTCGACCTCACCGCACTGGGCGAACGCCAGATCACCATCGACTGCGACGTGCTGCAGGCCGACGGCGGCACCCGCACGGCTGCCATCACCGGCGCCTGCGTCGCGGTGCGCGATGCGCTCGACAAGCTGGTCGCCGACGGCAAGCTTGCCGCCAGTCCGATGACCGACTTCGTGGCCGCCGTGTCGGTCGGCATCTACAAGGGCACACCTGTGCTCGACCTCGACTACGATGAAGATTCCGACTGCGACACCGACATGAATGTCGTCATGACCGGCGCCGGCGGTCTCATCGAAGTGCAGGGCACGGCCGAAGGCGCCGCCTTCTCGCGCACCGAACTCAACGCCCTGCTCGATCTCGCCGAGGCCGGCATCGGTCGTCTGACCGAACTGCAACAGGCTGCACTAAGGGGTTGA
- a CDS encoding YicC/YloC family endoribonuclease: MIHSMTGFAVQTRDLGPVSLHLELRSVNSRYLDLNFRIVEDLRQAEPAIREQITGRLSRGKVECRLNLQTNNAAPRTLALNSGLLAQLADAQTKVQAQFPSAKPMSVGELLRWPGMLADDGVTFEQMQPAIAELARAALDELVATRGREGEKLAEMIRERIARMRELVAIATPRMPAIVVEYQNKLTARLRDAVATLDEDRIRQEVALYAQRIDVAEELTRLTTHLDELERILKAGGSAGKRLDFLMQELNREANTLASKSPATDITAVAMEMKVLIEQIREQVQNLE, from the coding sequence ATGATTCACAGCATGACAGGCTTTGCGGTGCAAACCCGTGACCTAGGCCCCGTTAGCCTTCATCTTGAGCTGCGCAGCGTCAACTCCCGCTATCTGGACCTCAACTTCCGCATTGTCGAAGACCTGCGCCAGGCCGAGCCCGCGATTCGCGAGCAGATCACCGGCCGCCTCAGCCGCGGCAAGGTCGAGTGCCGTCTGAACCTGCAGACCAACAATGCCGCACCGCGCACGCTGGCGCTCAACAGCGGCCTGCTGGCCCAGCTCGCGGATGCCCAGACCAAGGTGCAGGCGCAGTTTCCGTCGGCCAAGCCGATGTCGGTGGGCGAGCTGCTGCGCTGGCCCGGCATGCTGGCCGATGATGGCGTGACCTTCGAGCAGATGCAGCCGGCCATTGCCGAGCTGGCGCGCGCGGCGCTCGACGAGCTCGTTGCCACCCGTGGGCGCGAGGGCGAAAAGCTGGCGGAGATGATCCGCGAGCGCATCGCGCGCATGCGTGAGCTGGTGGCGATCGCCACGCCGCGCATGCCGGCGATCGTGGTCGAGTATCAGAACAAGCTCACCGCCCGCCTGCGCGATGCGGTGGCCACGCTGGACGAAGATCGCATCCGTCAGGAAGTTGCGCTTTACGCGCAGCGTATCGACGTTGCCGAAGAGCTGACCCGCCTCACCACCCACCTCGACGAACTCGAGCGCATCCTCAAGGCAGGGGGTTCGGCCGGCAAGCGCCTCGACTTCCTGATGCAGGAGCTCAATCGCGAGGCCAACACCCTGGCTTCAAAATCACCGGCAACCGACATCACGGCGGTGGCGATGGAGATGAAGGTGCTGATCGAACAGATCCGCGAGCAGGTTCAGAACCTGGAGTAG
- a CDS encoding EamA family transporter, translated as MTPRDLLLAMLVVVVWGVNFVVIKAGVSELPPLLLGALRFVAAAFPAVLLFRRPNVPLRLLLAYGLTISVGQFAFLFTAIHVGMPSGLASLVLQSQAFFTMLFAAFWLKETWRPSQLGGLVLAACGLALIGSAHGVSMPLGGFLLTLLAASMWAAGNIVTREIGRHGPVDMQALVVWASLVPPLPFLLLSLLIEGPTTIGDALAAFSLQSAAAIAYLAWVATLLGYGIWSRLLSRYPANVVAPFSLLVPVVGLTTGWIVYGEALQPVHFAGGALLMAGLAVNLFGARIMARLRRMA; from the coding sequence ATGACCCCGCGCGACTTGCTGCTGGCCATGTTGGTGGTTGTGGTGTGGGGTGTGAATTTCGTGGTCATCAAGGCCGGCGTGTCCGAGCTGCCCCCATTGCTGCTCGGCGCCTTGCGCTTTGTCGCCGCGGCCTTCCCGGCGGTGCTGCTGTTCCGCCGCCCGAACGTGCCCTTGCGCCTCTTGCTGGCCTACGGGCTGACGATTTCGGTGGGGCAGTTCGCCTTTCTGTTCACCGCCATCCATGTCGGCATGCCGTCCGGCCTGGCGTCGCTGGTGCTGCAGTCGCAGGCCTTCTTCACCATGCTCTTCGCCGCCTTCTGGCTCAAGGAGACGTGGCGTCCAAGCCAGCTGGGCGGGCTGGTGCTGGCGGCCTGCGGCCTGGCGCTGATCGGGTCCGCCCACGGCGTGAGCATGCCGCTCGGCGGCTTTCTGCTGACCCTGCTGGCTGCGTCGATGTGGGCCGCTGGCAATATCGTGACGCGCGAGATCGGGCGCCACGGTCCGGTGGACATGCAGGCGCTGGTGGTGTGGGCCAGCCTGGTACCGCCGCTGCCGTTCCTGCTGCTGTCGCTGCTGATCGAGGGGCCGACGACCATTGGTGACGCGCTTGCCGCGTTCAGCCTTCAGTCTGCCGCAGCCATCGCCTATCTTGCCTGGGTTGCAACCTTGCTGGGTTATGGCATCTGGAGCCGCCTGTTGTCGCGCTACCCGGCCAACGTGGTGGCGCCCTTCTCGCTGCTGGTGCCGGTGGTCGGCCTGACGACGGGCTGGATCGTCTATGGCGAAGCATTGCAGCCGGTGCACTTCGCCGGCGGCGCGCTCCTGATGGCGGGGCTTGCGGTCAATCTGTTCGGCGCACGAATCATGGCGCGCTTGAGGCGGATGGCTTGA
- the rdgB gene encoding RdgB/HAM1 family non-canonical purine NTP pyrophosphatase: MSQRLVLASNNAKKAAEMQALLAPLGIEVVPQSVLGVSEAEEPHPTFVENALAKARHASAATGLPAIADDSGLCVTALGGAPGVHSARFAGEPKSDARNNLLLLDKLANETDRSAYFYSAVVLVRHAQDPRPLIADGEWHGEILEAPRGDSGFGYDPLFWLPELEQTAAELDAGLKNALSHRGAAMRHLLDRLAAHPL, encoded by the coding sequence ATGAGCCAGCGTCTCGTTCTCGCCAGCAACAACGCCAAGAAAGCCGCCGAAATGCAGGCCCTGCTCGCGCCGCTCGGCATCGAGGTGGTACCGCAATCCGTGCTCGGCGTGTCCGAAGCCGAGGAGCCCCACCCCACCTTCGTCGAAAACGCGCTGGCCAAGGCCCGCCACGCCTCTGCGGCCACCGGCCTGCCCGCCATCGCCGACGACTCCGGTCTGTGCGTCACCGCGCTCGGTGGCGCGCCCGGCGTGCACTCGGCGCGCTTCGCCGGTGAGCCGAAATCCGATGCACGCAACAATCTGCTGCTGCTCGACAAACTCGCCAACGAGACCGACCGCAGCGCGTATTTCTATTCCGCGGTCGTCCTCGTGCGTCACGCTCAGGACCCACGCCCGCTGATCGCCGACGGTGAATGGCACGGCGAAATCCTCGAAGCGCCGCGTGGCGACAGTGGCTTCGGCTACGACCCGCTGTTCTGGCTGCCCGAACTCGAACAGACCGCCGCCGAACTCGACGCCGGGCTCAAGAACGCGCTCAGCCATCGCGGCGCGGCCATGCGTCACCTGCTCGACCGCCTCGCCGCCCATCCGCTGTGA
- a CDS encoding PP2C family protein-serine/threonine phosphatase has translation MRFTIFQESRIGKRKTNQDRIAYCYSRDALIMVLADGMGGHLHGEVASHIAVQYITQAFQREAQPKLEDPALFLSRVLSSAHHAILDYALDKNLPEAPRTTIVVCVVQEGYAHWAHAGDSRLYLLRQGKINVQTRDHSRVQLMMDQGLLDAEGAATHPGRNRIYSCLGGTHPPQIEFSRRTLLQDGDIIAICSDGVWGPVGNQGLLRGLTGTNLLEAVPKLMSEAETLAGATCDNLSMVTMCWHDDLGEAVPDSVSTQTMALHDFTTQMEAFQRTRSPVSAADLTDDEIERAISEINSAIKKFTK, from the coding sequence GTGAGATTCACCATCTTTCAGGAAAGCCGTATCGGCAAACGCAAGACCAATCAGGACCGCATTGCCTACTGCTACTCGCGCGACGCCCTGATCATGGTGCTCGCCGACGGCATGGGCGGCCATCTGCATGGCGAGGTCGCCTCCCATATTGCCGTGCAGTACATCACCCAGGCCTTCCAGCGCGAGGCCCAGCCCAAGCTCGAGGACCCGGCACTGTTCCTGTCGCGGGTGCTGTCGAGCGCGCACCATGCCATCCTCGACTACGCCCTCGACAAGAATCTGCCCGAGGCGCCGCGCACGACCATCGTCGTCTGCGTGGTGCAGGAAGGCTACGCGCACTGGGCCCATGCCGGCGACTCGCGCCTGTACCTGCTGCGCCAGGGCAAGATCAACGTGCAGACCCGCGACCACTCGCGCGTGCAGCTGATGATGGATCAGGGCCTGCTCGACGCAGAAGGCGCGGCGACCCACCCCGGGCGAAACCGCATCTACTCCTGCCTGGGTGGCACCCACCCGCCGCAGATCGAGTTCTCCCGCCGCACCCTGCTGCAGGACGGCGACATCATCGCCATCTGCTCGGACGGCGTATGGGGGCCAGTGGGCAATCAGGGCCTGCTGCGCGGCCTGACCGGAACCAATCTGCTTGAGGCCGTTCCGAAGCTCATGTCGGAGGCCGAGACGCTTGCCGGCGCAACCTGCGACAACCTGTCGATGGTCACCATGTGCTGGCACGACGACCTGGGCGAAGCCGTGCCCGACTCGGTATCCACCCAGACCATGGCCCTGCACGACTTCACCACGCAGATGGAAGCTTTCCAGCGCACCCGTAGCCCTGTCAGCGCGGCAGACCTCACCGACGACGAAATCGAACGCGCCATCTCCGAGATCAACTCGGCCATCAAGAAATTCACCAAGTAA
- a CDS encoding serine/threonine protein kinase, translating into MPPQANCALPSGFQLDHYKIERQLSLGGFSIVYLAYDTDGTPVAIKEYLPNSLALRKDGEIEPQVSDENQPAFRYGMKCFFEEGRSLAKLMHPNVVRVLNFFRANQTVYMVMQFERGRTLHDYIQKHKGEVRERFIRGVFTRMLNGLREVHAHKLLHLDIKPSNIYLRADSTPVLLDFGAARQTLALEQPMLKPMYTPGFASPEQFGNREALGPWSDIYSVGASMYACIVGTAPLRSDERIKRDTVQPVSKTHAGKYSEQLLELVEWCLHLDPLKRPQSVYSLQKALMQKQAGEAMPATWFTDLGSRLKTFIGKG; encoded by the coding sequence ATGCCGCCTCAAGCAAACTGCGCACTCCCCTCCGGCTTTCAACTCGATCATTACAAGATCGAGCGCCAGCTATCGCTCGGCGGCTTCTCCATTGTGTATCTCGCTTACGATACCGACGGCACGCCGGTCGCGATCAAGGAGTACCTGCCGAACTCGCTCGCCCTGCGCAAGGACGGCGAGATCGAACCGCAGGTCTCGGACGAAAACCAGCCCGCCTTCCGCTACGGCATGAAGTGCTTTTTCGAGGAAGGGCGCTCGCTGGCCAAGCTGATGCATCCCAACGTTGTGCGCGTGCTCAACTTCTTCCGCGCCAACCAGACGGTGTACATGGTGATGCAGTTCGAGCGCGGCCGGACCCTCCACGACTACATCCAGAAGCACAAGGGCGAGGTGCGCGAGCGCTTCATCCGCGGCGTGTTCACCCGCATGCTCAACGGCCTGCGCGAAGTGCATGCGCACAAGCTGCTGCACCTCGACATCAAGCCATCGAACATCTACCTGCGTGCAGACAGCACGCCGGTGCTGCTCGACTTCGGCGCCGCACGCCAGACGCTGGCGCTCGAGCAGCCGATGCTCAAGCCGATGTACACCCCCGGCTTCGCCTCGCCCGAGCAGTTCGGCAACCGCGAAGCCCTTGGCCCCTGGAGCGACATCTACAGTGTCGGCGCCAGCATGTATGCCTGCATCGTCGGCACTGCCCCGCTGCGTTCTGACGAGCGCATCAAGCGCGATACCGTACAACCGGTATCAAAAACGCATGCCGGCAAGTATTCTGAACAGCTATTGGAACTGGTCGAGTGGTGCCTGCACCTCGACCCCCTGAAACGTCCGCAAAGCGTCTATTCGTTGCAGAAGGCGCTGATGCAAAAGCAGGCGGGCGAAGCCATGCCGGCGACCTGGTTCACCGACCTCGGGTCCCGGCTCAAAACCTTCATCGGCAAGGGCTGA